A stretch of DNA from Planococcus antarcticus DSM 14505:
GCATGACGCTCTACAAATTCTTCTGTCTTCGCTTTTAATGCTTCATCGGTCAAAGCTGAAAAATCTGAAGCCAATGCTTCAACTCGATCCGCTACTTTTTCCAATCGTTTTAAATCCCGTTTATTCGGATCAAATACTTTATTCAATACTCCTAGCATAATTATACCGCTCCCTGCGTAAGTGTCCGCCGGCATCTAACATGCCGGGTGATCGCTTTAGCTTTTATAGTGCCCTGTTAAGCGCTGGCGCCTAAAGAACATATTTATCCAAATCATCATCAGTCAATTTTAAAAAAATCTCACTATTCATTTTAACACTGTGCAGAAATGCGTGCAAATAATGATGATAGTTCCTTTATCGATAAAAGAGCTTAAAACAGATCCAACTTATTCAAAATTATTAACGCCTTCAGAATCTTCATAAAAGAAAGCAAACCAAAAGCCTCTCATTTAGAGAGGCTTTAATGTCTGGCTATAAGAACTAGTAACAGAAAATACATGATCAATTTTTATTGTGCAGAAGTTTCAATCAACCCATAGCTTCCATCTTTTCGTTTGTAGACAATGTTTGTTTCATTAGATTCCGCATCTGTAAAGACAAAGAAATTATGCCCAAGCATGTTCATCTGCAGAACTGCTTCTTCTTCATCCATCGGTTTCAAGTCAAACTGCTTTGTGCGGACAATTGTGAAATCCTCGTCATCTTCTTCTGCTTCATTTTGGACGCGTGTATCATTTTCAGCAGTGGCGAATGCAAGGCCCATACCATCGCGCTCACGGAATTTACGATTTACTTTTGTTTTGTACTTGCGAATTTGACGCTCTAGCTTGCTGACGATCAAATCTATTGCTGCGTACATATCATCATGTCGTTCTTCAGCACGTAATGTCAGGTTTTTCATCGGTATAGTAACTTCCACTTTTGTTTGGTTGTGATTGTATGATTTCAGGTTGACCATTGCGGTAGCATTTGCACCGTCTGTGAAATATCTTTCAATCTTTTCTACTTTCTTTTCGATGTGTTCACGTATTGCGGGAGTTACCTCAATATTTTCGCCTCTGATGTTAAATTGCAACATGTTAACTCCTCCTTCTATTATGCTACTTGTACACTTCTACATCTTCCCTTGTCTTTCCTTCTTAAAACCAAAAAAGTTTTAAGAATATGGATTACAGGTAAACAGTATGACAAGGAGATGAAGTTCATGTTTACTAATAAAACCATCGTTGTAACCGGTGCTTCCCAAGGCATCGGCAAGAGCATTGCGGCGCATTTTGCCACTGAAAACGCACGTGTCATTGGGTTGGACATTCAGCCAATTCAACTAGAAGGCGTTGAATACCGAAAATGCGATGTCGGCAACTTCGAAGACGTCATAGCTGTATTCAAAAAAATCAATGAAGATTACGGTGCTATCCATGCATTGATCAACAATGCCGGAATTTCAACATTCAAATCCATCTGGGAAGTGGATGAGCAGGAATGGGACCATGTTCTGGATACTAATTTGAAAAGCGTCTTTATTTGTAGCCGAGAAGCAGCACGCTATATGTCGGAGGACATCCGTTCCATTATCAATATGACCTCGACACGGGCATTCATGTCGGAACCCAATACCGAAACCTATTCGGCATCAAAAGGCGGCATCTTCGCTTTAACCCATTCACTCGCAGCGACTTTAAGTGAAAAGGAAATTCGCGTCAATTCAATCGCTCCAGGCTGGATTCATACGGGCGACACAGCAAAACTGCGTGACGTCGATCATCAGCAACATTGGAGCGGCCGCGCCGGAGAACCCGCCGATGTTGCCCGCGCTTGCTTGTTCTTAAGCAACCCACAAAACTCCTTTATCACAGGAGAATGCCTGAACATAGATGGCGGCATGACAAGAAAAATGATTTATGAGCACTAACGAAAAGCGGAAGCGCCTGTTCAGCTCCGACAGGCATAAGGCAGACCAGCAGTGTGGCGTTCGTTGCCACGCAGATGGGTTGACTTATGACCCGAGGAGCTAGGCGCTGGAGTCTGGACACCAAGAAAAGCGGAAGCGCCTGTTCAGCTCCGACAGGCATAAGGCAGACCAGCAGTGTGGCGTTCGTTGCCACGCAGATGGGTTGACTTATGACCCGAGGAGCTAGGCGCTGGAGTCTGGACACCAAGAAAAGCGGAAGCGCCTGTTCAGCTCCGACAGGCATAAGGCAGACCAGCAGTGTGGCGTTCGTTGCCACGCAGATGGGTTGACTTATGACCCGAGGAGCTAAGCGCTGGAGTCTGGACACCAAGAAAAGCGGAAGCGCCTGTTCGGCTCCGACAGGCATAAGAAATAAAGAGTTAACGTTGATTATTTCTTAAACCATTGAAAAAAACCGGCAGAAGCCGGTTTTTTTCAATTCATTTCGATTTCCTTCAGTTCTCTGATTTCATTTAAAATGAGCATTTCTTTTATTGGGTTTCGTTCAAAATCAGCTCCATACATCCAGCCCTCTTCGTATGGCTGCTTCCAGACGATCTCCGCATTCGCAATAATTGTTTCGTGATTCAGAATAAATTCCAATCTTACGGTTTCTTCTCCTGATTTGAATTCTTTTTCGGAAAACAGTTTTGCTCCCTTAGGAGAAATATCAAACAATAGGCAATAGATGTTGGCAGGCAAAACTTTATTTTTAAGCAGATCTCTCACTCGCAGAAATATTTCCGGTGGAGTGCCGAATGTATAGCGAAAACTTTCTGACCGTTTATAAAACATGGCTGTCCCTCCTATTGTTCTTCCATTATAAACTCTTAGCTATGCACGGATAAGCGCCAAAACCTTAATCTCCTTTACGCCCTTTTCCTTTAGGACTTTTGCAGCCAAACGCATTGTACTGCCTGTCGTATATAAATCATCAAACAGCAATACTTTTTCAGGTACTGGATTTCCATTCCACCAAAAAACGTCTTGTAAGGCCATTCTCTCAAACTTTGATTTCCCAGCCAGACCCACTTCATTTTTCCCAAGTAAATGTA
This window harbors:
- the hpf gene encoding ribosome hibernation-promoting factor, HPF/YfiA family → MLQFNIRGENIEVTPAIREHIEKKVEKIERYFTDGANATAMVNLKSYNHNQTKVEVTIPMKNLTLRAEERHDDMYAAIDLIVSKLERQIRKYKTKVNRKFRERDGMGLAFATAENDTRVQNEAEEDDEDFTIVRTKQFDLKPMDEEEAVLQMNMLGHNFFVFTDAESNETNIVYKRKDGSYGLIETSAQ
- a CDS encoding SDR family NAD(P)-dependent oxidoreductase; this translates as MFTNKTIVVTGASQGIGKSIAAHFATENARVIGLDIQPIQLEGVEYRKCDVGNFEDVIAVFKKINEDYGAIHALINNAGISTFKSIWEVDEQEWDHVLDTNLKSVFICSREAARYMSEDIRSIINMTSTRAFMSEPNTETYSASKGGIFALTHSLAATLSEKEIRVNSIAPGWIHTGDTAKLRDVDHQQHWSGRAGEPADVARACLFLSNPQNSFITGECLNIDGGMTRKMIYEH
- a CDS encoding PilZ domain-containing protein, which produces MFYKRSESFRYTFGTPPEIFLRVRDLLKNKVLPANIYCLLFDISPKGAKLFSEKEFKSGEETVRLEFILNHETIIANAEIVWKQPYEEGWMYGADFERNPIKEMLILNEIRELKEIEMN
- a CDS encoding ComF family protein; translation: MHQFKFLKDVVLSEVFAEVLKEELRSQKSLIVPIPMNENKMKERTFPQVDRLLDSAAVPYIHLLGKNEVGLAGKSKFERMALQDVFWWNGNPVPEKVLLFDDLYTTGSTMRLAAKVLKEKGVKEIKVLALIRA